GCCGGTGTCGATGGGGCTGAGATGATTGGTATCCGCGACGAAGCTGGGCTCTATAATGCTGCAAATGTCGAACAAGCGCTTTATGAGATATATCAAGCTTTTAAGGTGTTTAAAGATGCTGTCGAACCTCTTAATAAATATTTCTTCCGTGATGGGAGTGTGCCAGCGACGGGGCATTTTGATCTAGGTGGTAAGCAGATTAAGAATCTGGCGGCGGCGACGGAGGATAATGATGCGGTGACTAAAAAGCAATTGGATTATATTGTTACCGCTAGCGCGCTTGATACTAGTGGGTTTTTGTTAATTGATGGAAGTCGCGCGATGACCGGTAATTTGCAGATGAACACAAAGCTGATTGTTAATTTGGGTGACGCGAATATTAATGACGACTATCACGCGGTGAATGTGAAAACATTGAAATCTTATATTGGACAGTTTGCTACGTCCTTAACGTTTCCAGTTGGTTGTATTATTGATGTGTGTGGGACGTTGAATGATGCAAAATGGTTGTTATGTGATGGTAAAACATATGGTAAAGAGGCTTATCCTGAGCTGCATGATGTTTTACCTAGTACTCTAAAAGATGACTATGTTTTTAAAGTGCCCGATTTGCGTGGCAGGCTTACAGTAGGTGCTGGTAGGTTAGCAATTATACCAGGTAGTACTAATTATTACGATACAGGTAAAGGAGATCCTTACACATCGCGTAATCGTGATGTTGGTGCATATGATGGCGCGGAGTATCACAAATTAACAATTGATGAGATGCCGAAGCATGGTCATAATGTACTGCACATGAGTAAAGTAATTAGGTCTGATGCCGCTGGAACACTTGGGGTATCAGGGAGCGGTCCGTATGTTGAAAATGAGTTTAAGGAGGAAGGCAATAACATAGCGCACGAGAACATGCCGCCAGTTTTTGCCGTTAATAAATATATAAGAGCTAAACCATAATTTCTCGATACGGTTTGTAGTGTTTCAGTAGACAAGAACTGACCTGTATTATTTGTCTTATAGTAATATAGGTGAGATTCTAGATACCATTATAACACTAATAGGAGGGCGATATGAAAAAATTTATGAGAAACGCAACAAAATTGCTAAAGCTAGGGAAGAAAACAGGGGCAACAAAGGTCGGGTCGCTAGCGGAAGCGGCGAGTTATAAACAGCGTTTAGATACGAAGCAGAGTAAACTTGACCAATGGAAATCGGATATATACAATAAATATATGGGCGAAATGCGCGCACATGGTGATGATGTTGTGCGCGATCTTGAAGGTGAACTTAGGCAAGTATTGGCTGCTGGTGATCAAGATGCGATTCAGAACGCGTTGTTGCAGTTTCAACAGCGGTATCGAGATTACATGATTGGGCGGCAGCGCGCATACCAGGCGCGCACTGTAGATTCGATGTTTGCTGATCCTCGCCGTGAGCAAGAGAGAGCTCAGCGGCTCGTGGCTGAACGCGAACTTGGACGAAATCAAATCAATGAAGCATATCGTCTTGGTTTGATAGGAAACGCGATGCAGCAAGCAAGGCGTGGCATGTTGGGAAGTTCAACAGATGTTGAAGCTCGCGGGGCTTTGCAGACAGCGCGAGACGCGCAGTTTATGCAGCTCGAGTCTGGGTTACAAGAGAAAGCTCGTCAATACCGTTTGAACGATGAGGCTTTACGGCAGCAGCTTTTAGGTATGATTTATACAGA
Above is a genomic segment from Candidatus Methylacidiphilales bacterium containing:
- a CDS encoding tail fiber protein; protein product: AGVDGAEMIGIRDEAGLYNAANVEQALYEIYQAFKVFKDAVEPLNKYFFRDGSVPATGHFDLGGKQIKNLAAATEDNDAVTKKQLDYIVTASALDTSGFLLIDGSRAMTGNLQMNTKLIVNLGDANINDDYHAVNVKTLKSYIGQFATSLTFPVGCIIDVCGTLNDAKWLLCDGKTYGKEAYPELHDVLPSTLKDDYVFKVPDLRGRLTVGAGRLAIIPGSTNYYDTGKGDPYTSRNRDVGAYDGAEYHKLTIDEMPKHGHNVLHMSKVIRSDAAGTLGVSGSGPYVENEFKEEGNNIAHENMPPVFAVNKYIRAKP